One genomic region from Candidatus Nitrosopumilus koreensis AR1 encodes:
- the argF gene encoding ornithine carbamoyltransferase, whose amino-acid sequence MKLKTKNLLTLAELSPKEFVGLIDEAIKLKKELKKGGNKHVLKNKTLTMIFQKPSTRTRVSFEIGMSQLGGYAVNLSSNDMQLSRGESVEDTAKTLSRYTDCIMARVYDHDLLEKLSQHATVPIINGLSDTFHPCQILADFMTIKEKKKKLKGIKIAWIGDGNNVCNSMVYGAALSGAKMSIATPKGFEPDKKTVKEAQKLTDIELTSDPIKAVNGADVVVTDTYSSIHNNDPKRITKFLPKYQVNPALMKSAKKDAIFMHCLPAKRDQEVTSSVIDGKQSVVWDEAENRLHTQKALLASLIRA is encoded by the coding sequence ATGAAACTAAAAACAAAAAATTTACTCACTTTAGCGGAATTGTCTCCAAAGGAATTTGTGGGACTGATAGATGAAGCAATTAAACTAAAAAAAGAACTAAAAAAAGGTGGAAACAAACATGTTCTAAAAAACAAAACACTAACAATGATTTTCCAAAAACCGTCTACCCGAACTCGAGTTAGTTTTGAAATTGGAATGTCTCAGCTAGGTGGTTATGCAGTTAATCTGTCATCAAATGATATGCAATTATCACGAGGTGAATCTGTTGAAGATACTGCAAAGACTCTATCACGATATACTGATTGTATTATGGCACGTGTATATGATCATGATTTGCTAGAAAAATTATCACAACATGCAACTGTTCCAATAATTAACGGGCTCTCTGACACTTTTCATCCTTGCCAAATTTTGGCAGATTTTATGACTATCAAAGAAAAGAAAAAGAAACTCAAAGGAATCAAAATTGCATGGATTGGTGATGGAAATAATGTGTGCAATTCTATGGTTTATGGAGCCGCATTGTCTGGTGCTAAAATGTCAATTGCAACTCCAAAAGGTTTTGAGCCAGACAAAAAGACTGTAAAAGAAGCACAAAAGTTAACTGATATTGAATTGACCTCTGATCCAATAAAAGCAGTAAATGGTGCAGATGTTGTTGTAACTGATACCTATTCTTCTATTCACAATAATGATCCAAAGAGAATCACAAAATTTCTTCCAAAGTACCAAGTTAACCCTGCATTGATGAAATCTGCAAAGAAAGATGCGATCTTCATGCACTGTCTACCAGCAAAGCGAGATCAAGAGGTAACATCGTCAGTAATTGATGGTAAACAATCTGTTGTTTGGGATGAGGCAGAAAATCGACTTCATACTCAAAAGGCATTACTTGCCTCTCTGATTCGCGCTTAA
- a CDS encoding 50S ribosomal protein L18 gives MAYSKILRRLREEKTNYKKRGTMLMGKRDFITVNITNENTQVQILKPGMTGDKVIASAHSRYLLEKGWKGSRKNVPAAYLTGYLAGKKALGQGAKDAILYTGTRKYTQRMAAALKGVIDAGLEVPADEETFPSEDRINGEHLTVKNEVSKMKSTIDTEVK, from the coding sequence ATGGCCTATTCAAAAATATTGAGAAGACTTAGAGAAGAAAAGACCAATTATAAAAAACGTGGTACAATGTTGATGGGTAAGCGTGATTTTATTACTGTAAATATTACTAATGAAAATACTCAAGTCCAAATTCTAAAGCCTGGAATGACTGGCGATAAGGTTATTGCATCTGCACACTCTAGATATCTCCTTGAAAAGGGTTGGAAGGGTTCTAGAAAAAATGTCCCTGCAGCATACCTTACAGGATATTTGGCAGGAAAGAAAGCACTTGGACAAGGTGCAAAGGATGCAATCTTGTATACTGGAACAAGAAAATATACACAAAGAATGGCAGCAGCTCTCAAAGGAGTGATTGATGCTGGTCTTGAAGTTCCAGCTGATGAAGAAACTTTTCCATCCGAAGATAGAATCAACGGAGAACATCTTACAGTTAAAAATGAAGTCTCTAAAATGAAATCTACAATTGATACTGAGGTAAAATAA
- a CDS encoding 30S ribosomal protein S5 → MSQTAQSKPGQGGQRGKGAPTYGRGPPGGAKGGDRPRRPRREPEEEVWVPKTILGQKVASGEVSSLEEIIELGLRIQEAGIIKKLLPDLKSEVVDVGIIQKMTSNGQSTRFKAIVATGNENGYLGIGQGKSKQMRIAIEKATNAAYLNVNPIKMGCGSWECKCDQKHSVPFKVKGKGGSVTIEIIPAPRGLGLVAGGKIKRLLELAGLKDAWTTAKGSTPTMNSTSKAILDCLRQTFSQG, encoded by the coding sequence ATGAGTCAAACAGCACAATCTAAACCGGGACAAGGAGGACAAAGAGGAAAAGGTGCCCCCACTTATGGAAGAGGTCCACCTGGTGGCGCAAAAGGTGGAGATCGACCAAGAAGACCTCGAAGAGAACCAGAAGAAGAAGTTTGGGTTCCAAAAACAATCTTGGGGCAGAAAGTTGCATCAGGCGAAGTTTCATCTCTTGAAGAAATTATTGAATTAGGATTAAGAATTCAAGAAGCAGGAATCATCAAAAAACTACTTCCTGATTTGAAGAGCGAAGTAGTTGATGTTGGAATTATTCAAAAGATGACATCAAACGGCCAATCAACTAGATTCAAAGCAATTGTAGCAACTGGAAATGAGAATGGCTATTTGGGAATTGGTCAAGGAAAATCAAAACAAATGAGAATTGCAATTGAAAAGGCAACAAATGCTGCTTACCTTAACGTTAATCCAATTAAAATGGGATGTGGCAGTTGGGAATGCAAATGTGACCAAAAACATTCTGTTCCATTCAAAGTAAAAGGAAAAGGTGGTAGTGTTACAATTGAAATTATTCCTGCACCACGTGGATTAGGTCTTGTAGCAGGAGGTAAAATTAAACGATTATTGGAATTAGCAGGTCTTAAAGACGCTTGGACCACTGCAAAAGGTTCTACTCCTACCATGAACTCTACTTCAAAAGCCATCTTGGACTGTCTTAGACAGACATTTAGTCAAGGTTGA
- a CDS encoding 50S ribosomal protein L30, giving the protein MTNAYLVVRIKGQADCPYWATHTMMLLKLDKKYRATILPAKENTLGMLKKVQHYVSWVELDSELAKELIDKKARKSGYQKITAEDLKELGFASSAELATALSEGKVNLSKLKPLKPWFALAPPRTGFKRSTKKLYGQKGILGSNKELGTIVRNMI; this is encoded by the coding sequence ATGACAAATGCATATCTTGTTGTTAGAATTAAAGGACAAGCTGATTGTCCATATTGGGCAACTCACACCATGATGCTCTTAAAGTTAGACAAGAAATATCGTGCAACAATTTTACCTGCAAAAGAAAATACTCTGGGAATGCTAAAAAAAGTACAACATTATGTTTCGTGGGTTGAACTTGATTCTGAATTGGCAAAAGAACTAATTGACAAAAAAGCAAGAAAATCTGGTTATCAAAAAATCACTGCTGAAGACTTGAAAGAACTTGGATTTGCAAGTTCTGCTGAATTGGCAACAGCACTTTCAGAAGGAAAGGTAAATCTATCAAAATTAAAACCACTCAAGCCTTGGTTTGCATTAGCACCACCAAGAACTGGATTTAAAAGAAGCACCAAAAAATTGTATGGTCAAAAAGGAATACTAGGATCAAACAAAGAACTTGGAACAATTGTAAGGAATATGATTTAA
- a CDS encoding uL15 family ribosomal protein yields the protein MATRLRKTRRLRGGRHMGWGQVGQHRASGHKGGLGVTGMMKHHWSTTLKDEPDHYGHDSTKPPHPNITKQWASVRDLDDLFTKFGKEEGGKKVVDLESAGYEKLLGGGKVTNAYSVKVTQFTASAEEKLKAVGGEVISTAKVAPKEKTDGEEVLTDNG from the coding sequence ATGGCAACAAGATTAAGAAAGACAAGACGACTTAGGGGAGGACGCCACATGGGATGGGGACAAGTAGGTCAACATCGCGCAAGTGGTCACAAAGGTGGTCTTGGAGTTACTGGAATGATGAAACATCATTGGAGTACTACACTAAAAGATGAACCAGATCATTATGGCCATGATTCAACTAAACCACCTCACCCAAATATTACCAAGCAATGGGCTAGCGTCCGTGATCTTGATGACTTGTTTACTAAGTTCGGTAAAGAAGAAGGAGGAAAAAAAGTCGTAGACCTTGAAAGTGCAGGATACGAGAAACTCCTTGGTGGCGGAAAAGTAACAAATGCTTATTCCGTCAAAGTCACTCAGTTTACTGCATCTGCAGAAGAGAAACTCAAAGCCGTTGGCGGAGAAGTGATATCTACTGCAAAGGTTGCTCCCAAAGAAAAAACTGATGGGGAAGAGGTGCTAACAGACAATGGCTGA
- the secY gene encoding preprotein translocase subunit SecY, producing MAEGTVTTIIRKVVFKAEPYLPQVPKPKKKIPLSTRLLWCGVALLIYMVMGQTPLFGATAPEFDFLAFARVIFASQQGTLVELGIGPIVTAGLLMQLLRGSDILKFDFKKPEERGIFQTATKLVTYIVIVAESIVYGTAVYGPGVSDTSFLVVMIGQLMAASVIIMFLDELIQKGWGLGSGISLFIMAGVAQQILWSLFSPLPAGDGGTIGIIPYIGQSIMAGDLSNVLFRSNQLPSIFGLCLTAGILLILVFTQGMKIEIPIVSTKYRGFSAVYPIKLMYVSNIPVILASALTANAVFIFQMLWANMNPRNNNFFMNFIAQFDPTSPSTPIGGIIYYITPPRGLDVAALDPGRAVGYILFMIGIVIVFGRLWVELGGLSPKSAAQNLLDADVQIPGFRRSNKPVEALLNKYIPSVTIIGSAILGLLAGVSDVLGVFGSGIGILLMVDILINYYTQLVREQVEVVMPRLGALLGRK from the coding sequence ATGGCTGAGGGTACAGTTACCACAATTATCAGAAAAGTCGTTTTTAAAGCAGAACCATATCTTCCTCAAGTTCCAAAACCAAAAAAGAAAATTCCGTTATCTACTAGATTGCTCTGGTGTGGAGTTGCATTACTTATCTACATGGTAATGGGACAGACACCCTTATTTGGAGCAACAGCACCTGAATTTGATTTTCTAGCATTTGCTAGAGTAATTTTTGCATCCCAACAAGGTACCCTTGTTGAATTAGGAATTGGACCGATTGTAACAGCTGGACTCTTGATGCAATTGTTGAGGGGTTCAGACATTCTCAAATTTGACTTTAAGAAACCTGAAGAAAGAGGTATCTTTCAGACTGCAACAAAATTGGTAACTTACATTGTAATTGTAGCTGAATCAATTGTCTATGGTACTGCAGTTTATGGTCCGGGCGTTTCAGATACTTCATTCTTGGTTGTAATGATTGGTCAGCTTATGGCTGCATCTGTCATCATCATGTTCTTAGACGAATTAATTCAGAAAGGTTGGGGGCTTGGTAGTGGAATTAGTCTATTCATCATGGCAGGTGTTGCCCAACAAATTCTGTGGAGCTTATTCAGTCCATTGCCTGCAGGTGATGGAGGAACGATTGGTATCATTCCATACATAGGTCAATCAATAATGGCAGGTGATTTATCAAACGTACTATTCCGTTCAAACCAACTTCCGAGCATCTTTGGATTGTGTCTTACTGCGGGTATTTTGTTAATACTTGTGTTCACACAAGGAATGAAGATTGAGATTCCAATTGTATCTACAAAATACAGAGGTTTCTCAGCAGTTTATCCAATAAAACTGATGTATGTCTCAAACATCCCAGTTATCTTGGCATCTGCACTTACTGCAAATGCTGTCTTTATCTTCCAGATGCTATGGGCTAACATGAACCCGCGTAACAATAATTTCTTTATGAACTTCATAGCGCAATTTGACCCAACAAGTCCATCCACTCCTATTGGTGGTATCATATACTATATCACACCGCCTAGAGGTCTAGATGTTGCGGCTTTAGATCCTGGGCGTGCAGTTGGATATATTCTATTCATGATTGGAATTGTAATTGTATTTGGTAGATTATGGGTTGAGCTTGGTGGTCTTTCACCAAAGAGTGCAGCTCAGAACTTACTTGATGCAGATGTTCAGATTCCTGGATTTAGAAGATCAAACAAACCCGTTGAAGCATTATTGAACAAGTACATTCCATCAGTTACCATTATTGGCTCAGCTATTTTGGGTCTTCTAGCAGGTGTGTCTGATGTATTGGGTGTATTTGGCTCTGGTATTGGAATTTTACTTATGGTAGATATTCTCATCAACTACTATACACAATTAGTAAGAGAACAAGTCGAAGTTGTAATGCCGCGTTTGGGTGCTTTACTTGGCAGAAAGTAA
- a CDS encoding adenylate kinase translates to MVDHIKGHQKSVSVVSYGTLMFDVAKQNGLTDRDELRKLPISKQQELQKTAAEKIASCTEEIVIIDTHAFISSPEGYYPGLPEHVLKIIKPSNFVSVSAKPEEIYSRRMSDDTRNRDKNTLANVKKELDVQSGMISACAVITGSPVKYVLNREGKVDEAADKIIQSLGL, encoded by the coding sequence ATTGTAGATCATATCAAAGGTCATCAAAAAAGTGTTAGTGTTGTAAGCTATGGAACTCTAATGTTTGATGTTGCAAAACAAAACGGTCTTACTGATAGAGATGAACTAAGAAAATTACCCATCTCAAAACAACAAGAACTCCAAAAGACTGCTGCTGAAAAGATTGCGTCTTGCACTGAAGAAATTGTAATTATTGATACGCATGCATTTATCAGCTCACCTGAAGGATACTATCCTGGACTTCCAGAACATGTTCTCAAAATTATCAAACCCTCTAACTTTGTCTCAGTTTCAGCAAAGCCAGAGGAAATCTATAGTAGACGAATGAGTGATGATACTAGAAACCGGGACAAAAACACCCTTGCAAATGTAAAGAAGGAACTTGATGTCCAGTCAGGTATGATTTCTGCCTGTGCAGTAATAACTGGCTCACCTGTAAAATACGTCCTTAATCGTGAGGGAAAGGTTGATGAAGCAGCAGATAAGATAATACAATCACTAGGGCTGTAA
- a CDS encoding EMC3/TMCO1 family protein, which produces MDFNFILLFLDSIHLNLGFLESLHLQFDFIGGERGALGSDDPIVKGLILSMFCVSGFGIMLNLFNSAVRKKMVDQTKLKRIMKETRGWQKERMAAMRAKDTAKTTELNKKSAYMNKMSMEMMQMNMRPMMITFVPLILIFYLVLPQLFAYTVAVSPIPLNVIPGDFFQLTCTAEQAADPEHVCTAENALFLWAWYFLSSIAFSGIIMKLTKTSMDLS; this is translated from the coding sequence ATGGACTTTAACTTTATTCTGCTATTTCTTGATTCAATTCACCTTAACTTGGGTTTTCTTGAGTCTTTACATTTACAATTTGACTTCATTGGGGGTGAGAGAGGTGCACTTGGAAGTGATGATCCAATAGTCAAGGGACTTATTTTGTCTATGTTTTGTGTTTCTGGATTTGGTATAATGCTCAACTTGTTTAATTCTGCAGTTAGAAAGAAGATGGTTGATCAAACAAAACTAAAACGAATAATGAAGGAGACTCGCGGATGGCAAAAAGAAAGAATGGCTGCAATGCGAGCAAAAGATACTGCAAAAACAACTGAACTAAACAAGAAATCTGCATACATGAACAAGATGTCAATGGAGATGATGCAGATGAACATGAGACCGATGATGATTACGTTTGTTCCATTGATTTTGATATTCTATCTTGTATTGCCGCAACTGTTTGCTTACACTGTAGCTGTCTCTCCAATTCCTCTAAATGTAATTCCAGGAGATTTCTTCCAGTTGACGTGTACTGCAGAACAAGCAGCAGATCCTGAACATGTTTGTACTGCAGAAAATGCACTATTCCTTTGGGCTTGGTATTTCCTTTCATCTATTGCATTTAGTGGCATTATTATGAAACTAACAAAAACATCAATGGATCTCAGTTGA
- a CDS encoding AAA family ATPase, which produces MTKSIVISGPPAVGKTTVAKGLAEEFSLQYLSGGDVLKEMAKEQGFDSSGDDWWDTEDGMKFLNQREENSAFDKKLDEKLAKLFNEGGMVITSYTLPWLIQDGIKIWLEGSHESSTKRMQSRDDMSSDEAYQITKQRFDKNKALYKKLYDFDFGDDKSVFDVIINTDHLTAQQVIDVAKETVRKLL; this is translated from the coding sequence TTGACAAAATCCATTGTAATTTCAGGTCCTCCTGCAGTAGGAAAGACAACTGTCGCCAAAGGACTGGCAGAAGAATTTTCACTTCAATATCTTAGCGGTGGTGATGTGCTTAAAGAAATGGCAAAAGAACAAGGTTTTGATTCTTCAGGTGATGACTGGTGGGATACTGAAGATGGAATGAAATTTCTAAATCAACGAGAAGAAAATTCTGCATTTGATAAAAAACTAGATGAAAAATTAGCTAAACTATTCAATGAAGGAGGAATGGTGATTACCAGCTACACATTGCCTTGGTTAATCCAAGACGGCATCAAAATATGGTTGGAAGGCTCTCATGAAAGCAGTACAAAAAGAATGCAATCAAGAGATGACATGAGTTCTGATGAGGCGTATCAAATCACAAAACAACGATTTGATAAGAACAAGGCACTTTATAAAAAATTGTATGATTTTGATTTTGGTGATGACAAATCTGTTTTTGATGTAATTATTAATACTGATCATCTCACAGCACAACAAGTAATTGATGTTGCAAAAGAAACGGTGAGAAAATTGCTATGA
- a CDS encoding RNA-guided pseudouridylation complex pseudouridine synthase subunit Cbf5 yields MTLKQLENLIEVDQDITDDAYGTYYDKRTIEQLLNYGIIILDKPPGPTSHETVAWTKRILKLPKIGHSGTLDPQVSGVLPLGLGEATKALGVLLFGPKEYHALGRVHSLPSKEKLHEVIELLTGEIYQKPPQRSAVVRQTRTRTIYEFEVLEQKERLLLTRVLCEAGTYIRKLYYDLGEILGPGATMIELRRTRVDQFRETDGLVTLHELANAFALWEEKKDDSKLKSMIKPVELALSELKSVIIRDSAVDAMCHGAQLAIPGILKISPNLKKGDIVGIYTQKGEAVALAESTMDEEEIRDATKGYAFETKRIIMAPNTYPKKWRTKPSKE; encoded by the coding sequence ATGACTCTAAAACAACTAGAAAATCTAATTGAAGTAGACCAAGACATCACTGATGACGCATATGGCACATACTATGACAAAAGAACGATAGAGCAATTACTAAACTATGGAATTATAATTTTAGACAAACCTCCAGGCCCTACAAGTCATGAAACTGTAGCTTGGACAAAAAGAATTTTGAAACTACCCAAGATTGGTCACAGTGGAACTTTGGACCCACAAGTTTCAGGAGTCTTGCCATTGGGATTAGGTGAGGCAACTAAAGCCTTAGGTGTGTTACTTTTTGGACCAAAAGAATATCATGCACTAGGCCGTGTCCACTCCCTTCCATCAAAAGAGAAACTACATGAAGTAATTGAATTACTCACTGGGGAAATTTATCAAAAACCACCACAACGCTCAGCTGTAGTTAGGCAAACAAGAACAAGAACAATTTACGAGTTTGAAGTACTAGAACAAAAAGAGAGATTGCTGTTGACTCGAGTTTTATGTGAGGCTGGAACTTACATTAGAAAACTGTACTATGATTTGGGTGAAATTCTGGGCCCGGGAGCAACTATGATAGAACTTAGAAGAACCAGAGTTGATCAATTCAGAGAAACCGATGGACTAGTTACTTTGCATGAACTTGCAAATGCATTTGCATTGTGGGAAGAAAAGAAAGATGATTCAAAATTAAAGAGTATGATAAAGCCTGTAGAACTTGCCCTAAGTGAATTAAAATCAGTAATAATTCGTGATTCAGCTGTAGATGCAATGTGTCATGGTGCACAACTTGCAATTCCAGGAATTTTGAAAATATCTCCAAACTTGAAAAAAGGCGACATTGTGGGAATCTATACTCAAAAAGGTGAGGCAGTAGCATTGGCAGAATCTACAATGGATGAAGAAGAGATTCGTGATGCAACAAAGGGCTATGCATTTGAAACAAAGAGAATCATAATGGCTCCAAACACTTATCCTAAAAAATGGCGAACAAAACCCTCTAAAGAATAA
- a CDS encoding matrixin family metalloprotease, with protein MKRAIVAVLSTVLLLSLIPNYNSFADKPDNVGNPEPISIEKLLEPKSIKMADGRVLEKRVHIFPNDNAAKPDGKGGPPDGKGGGNKGSACYSEISKGAKWKSSIGESYIIDDSNSGLASGVALAGIESSISSWESEITSGTSVFGSGSEGILDPVAIANAQTPSGTNEIVFAPLSSSGTIAVTITWGYFSGPPGAREIVEWDQIYNTYWNWGNAGPTNENELGDTNVMDFENIAVHEVGHATGLDHSGDCVEETMYAYAQNGETKKRTLNTGDIAGINSLY; from the coding sequence ATGAAAAGAGCAATAGTTGCAGTATTGTCTACTGTTTTACTTTTATCACTTATTCCAAATTATAATTCATTTGCTGACAAGCCAGATAATGTTGGCAATCCAGAACCCATTTCGATTGAAAAACTCTTGGAACCAAAGTCAATTAAAATGGCTGATGGTAGAGTTCTAGAAAAACGTGTTCATATTTTCCCTAATGATAATGCTGCAAAACCAGACGGCAAAGGTGGCCCACCAGATGGAAAAGGTGGTGGCAACAAAGGCTCTGCATGTTATTCAGAAATATCAAAGGGTGCTAAATGGAAGTCAAGTATTGGCGAATCCTATATTATTGATGATTCAAATTCAGGACTAGCATCTGGTGTTGCTTTAGCAGGAATTGAATCAAGTATTTCATCTTGGGAATCTGAGATAACTTCTGGAACTAGTGTATTTGGTTCAGGCTCTGAAGGTATACTTGATCCTGTTGCAATTGCAAATGCACAAACCCCTTCTGGTACAAATGAAATTGTGTTCGCACCACTTAGTAGCTCTGGAACAATTGCAGTAACAATTACCTGGGGATACTTTTCAGGTCCACCTGGCGCAAGAGAAATTGTAGAATGGGATCAGATTTACAATACTTATTGGAATTGGGGTAATGCAGGTCCAACTAATGAAAACGAATTGGGAGATACAAATGTGATGGACTTTGAAAATATTGCTGTACATGAAGTAGGGCATGCAACAGGTCTTGATCATTCTGGTGATTGTGTTGAAGAAACTATGTATGCATATGCTCAAAACGGCGAAACAAAGAAAAGAACTCTTAATACCGGAGATATTGCAGGAATAAACTCGCTTTATTAG
- a CDS encoding NAD(P)/FAD-dependent oxidoreductase produces MHTFDVVIIGGGILGTSISYFLSFLNKSKNIAVIEQAQNVAFHTSGRNTGKIHAPYLYNPEKKKMFANAAFHGFDMWKEYSKIHDLPFKKDGVIEVALDKKGIKVLEKYLKWGKQNGLKENDIELMEKSEIKKIEPEIKCEAALYVYKDGSADYAKYTKALMKDSKENGTTFLLDSKVTKIEKENGKWKITLNGEHKIFTEFLINAAGGEAIDIAHNVGVATCFTDVHFRGEYWKAPREYNNLTKTSIYSVPEFPEYPFLDPHWIIRVDGSCEIGPNAVPVFSPYGYNKTENIKEFVPKMLEMLGSGARKAIFDKQFQELAMNEIQSSMSKSAMVERVRRFLPKINADKITEKGTAGIRSSIINEKGKFESDVILLDEESSFHILNYNSPGATGALPFAAHIVNHLHQSGLFSSESTDGQCGPWKFLDIIEKLEKK; encoded by the coding sequence GTGCATACTTTTGATGTGGTAATTATTGGAGGAGGTATTCTTGGAACATCCATATCATATTTTCTATCATTTCTCAACAAGTCAAAAAACATAGCAGTAATAGAGCAAGCTCAAAATGTTGCTTTTCACACCAGTGGTAGAAACACAGGAAAGATACATGCTCCGTATCTATACAATCCTGAAAAGAAAAAGATGTTTGCAAATGCTGCATTTCACGGATTTGACATGTGGAAGGAATATTCCAAGATACATGATTTGCCATTCAAAAAAGACGGAGTAATCGAAGTTGCCTTAGACAAAAAAGGAATCAAGGTTCTAGAAAAATATCTCAAATGGGGAAAGCAAAACGGATTGAAAGAAAACGATATTGAATTAATGGAAAAATCAGAGATAAAGAAAATAGAACCTGAGATAAAATGTGAAGCAGCACTTTATGTTTACAAAGATGGTTCTGCAGACTATGCAAAATACACTAAAGCATTAATGAAAGACAGTAAAGAGAATGGAACCACATTTCTTTTAGACAGCAAGGTAACAAAGATAGAAAAAGAAAATGGAAAATGGAAAATTACATTAAATGGAGAACATAAAATTTTCACAGAATTTTTAATCAATGCTGCAGGAGGAGAAGCAATTGATATTGCACATAATGTTGGAGTTGCAACATGTTTCACAGATGTTCATTTTAGAGGAGAGTATTGGAAAGCACCAAGGGAATACAACAACTTGACTAAAACCAGCATCTATTCAGTGCCAGAATTTCCAGAGTATCCGTTTTTGGATCCACACTGGATAATTAGAGTCGACGGAAGTTGTGAAATAGGTCCCAACGCAGTTCCTGTCTTTAGCCCATATGGATACAACAAAACTGAAAACATCAAAGAGTTTGTTCCAAAAATGTTAGAGATGTTGGGTTCAGGTGCAAGAAAGGCAATCTTTGACAAACAATTTCAGGAGCTTGCAATGAATGAAATACAATCATCAATGTCAAAATCAGCAATGGTTGAGAGAGTAAGAAGATTCTTGCCAAAAATCAATGCAGATAAAATTACAGAAAAGGGAACCGCAGGTATTCGTTCATCGATAATTAATGAAAAAGGGAAATTTGAATCAGATGTAATTTTACTTGACGAGGAATCATCATTTCACATCCTAAACTATAATTCTCCAGGAGCAACTGGGGCATTACCATTTGCAGCACATATTGTGAATCACCTGCACCAATCAGGACTATTTTCAAGCGAATCTACAGATGGGCAATGTGGTCCATGGAAATTTTTAGACATAATTGAAAAATTAGAGAAAAAATAA
- a CDS encoding ChuX/HutX family heme-like substrate-binding protein: MLFELLSDIVKIKDILFVVKSQGVTSEIRSPLSIRQKEKWITMGENDGPAHMHVDSELINSAEFVQEEKPERTSFSVRFYDKDGQRVLAAYFTKMYDDSKTLIPERKKVYEQLNQKFSSKINF, translated from the coding sequence TTGCTTTTTGAATTGTTATCTGATATTGTAAAAATTAAAGACATTTTGTTTGTTGTCAAAAGCCAAGGTGTTACTAGTGAAATTAGGAGTCCTCTCAGTATTAGACAAAAAGAAAAATGGATTACAATGGGGGAAAATGATGGACCTGCACATATGCATGTTGATTCAGAATTGATCAATTCTGCAGAATTCGTACAAGAAGAAAAACCTGAACGCACAAGTTTTAGTGTAAGATTTTACGATAAAGATGGACAAAGAGTTTTGGCGGCATATTTTACAAAAATGTATGATGATTCTAAAACGTTAATTCCTGAAAGAAAAAAAGTGTATGAACAATTAAATCAAAAATTTTCTTCTAAAATTAATTTTTAA